From Bos javanicus breed banteng chromosome 5, ARS-OSU_banteng_1.0, whole genome shotgun sequence, the proteins below share one genomic window:
- the MYL6B gene encoding myosin light chain 6B isoform X1 encodes MPPKKDVPVKKPVGPPAAPKPAAKPAVGPPPSRVELPSLIPVILEKPAKIQEPPIDLSKVVIEFNKDQLEEFKEAFELYDRVGDGKIQFSQCGDVMRALGQNPTNAEVLRVLGYPKSDELKSRRVDFETFLPMLQAVAKLPDRGSYQDYLEGLRVFDKEQNGKVMGAELRHVLTTLGERMTEEEVESVLAGHEDSSGCINYEAFLKHILSV; translated from the exons ATGCCTCCCAAGAAGGATGTTCCCGTGAAGAAACCAGTGGGGCCCCCTGCTGCCCCCAAGCCTGCTGCTAAGCCTGCAGTAGGGCCCCCTCCATCCAGGGTTGAGCTACCATCACTTATCCCTGTAATCCTTGAGAAACCTGCGAAAATCCAGGAGCCCCCCATTGATCTCTCCAAAGTGGTG ATCGAGTTTAACAAGGACCAGCTGGAGG AGTTCAAGGAGGCCTTCGAGCTGTATGACCGAGTGGGGGATGGCAAGATCCAGTTCAGCCAGTGTGGGGACGTGATGAGGGCTCTGGGCCAGAACCCCACCAACGCCGAGGTGCTCAGGGTCTTGGGATACCCCAAGAGTGATG AGCTGAAGTCGCGCCGTGTGGACTTTGAGACTTTCCTGCCCATGCTCCAGGCAGTCGCCAAGTTGCCGGACCGAGGCTCATACCAGGACTACCTGGAGGGGCTTCGGGTGTTTGACAAAGAGCAGAATGGCAAAGTCATGGGAGCTGAGCTCAGACATGTCCTCACCACCCTGG GAGAGAGGATGACTGAAGAGGAGGTGGAGTCTGTTTTGGCAGGACATGAGGACAGCAGTGGCTGCATCAACTACGAAG CCTTCCTGAAGCACATCCTAAGCGTCTGA
- the MYL6B gene encoding myosin light chain 6B isoform X2 encodes MRALGQNPTNAEVLRVLGYPKSDELKSRRVDFETFLPMLQAVAKLPDRGSYQDYLEGLRVFDKEQNGKVMGAELRHVLTTLGERMTEEEVESVLAGHEDSSGCINYEAFLKHILSV; translated from the exons ATGAGGGCTCTGGGCCAGAACCCCACCAACGCCGAGGTGCTCAGGGTCTTGGGATACCCCAAGAGTGATG AGCTGAAGTCGCGCCGTGTGGACTTTGAGACTTTCCTGCCCATGCTCCAGGCAGTCGCCAAGTTGCCGGACCGAGGCTCATACCAGGACTACCTGGAGGGGCTTCGGGTGTTTGACAAAGAGCAGAATGGCAAAGTCATGGGAGCTGAGCTCAGACATGTCCTCACCACCCTGG GAGAGAGGATGACTGAAGAGGAGGTGGAGTCTGTTTTGGCAGGACATGAGGACAGCAGTGGCTGCATCAACTACGAAG CCTTCCTGAAGCACATCCTAAGCGTCTGA
- the MYL6 gene encoding myosin light polypeptide 6 isoform X2 translates to MCDFTEDQTAEFKEAFQLFDRTGDGKILYSQCGDVMRALGQNPTNAEVLKVLGNPKSDEMNVKVLDFEHFLPMLQTVAKNKDQGTYEDYVEGLRVFDKEGNGTVMGAEIRHVLVTLGEKMTEEEVEMLVAGHEDSNGCINYEELVRMVLNG, encoded by the exons ATG TGTGACTTCACCGAGGATCAGACCGCAG AGTTCAAGGAGGCCTTCCAGCTGTTTGACCGAACGGGGGATGGCAAGATCCTGTACAGTCAGTGTGGGGACGTGATGAGGGCCCTGGGCCAGAATCCCACCAACGCCGAGGTGCTCAAAGTCCTGGGGAACCCCAAGAGTGATG AGATGAACGTGAAGGTACTGGACTTTGAGCACTTCCTACCCATGCTGCAGACTGTGGCCAAGAACAAGGACCAGGGCACCTACGAGGACTATGTCGAAGGCCTTCGGGTGTTTGACAAGGAAGGGAACGGCACTGTCATGGGTGCTGAGATCCGGCACGTTCTCGTCACACTGG gtgagaagatgacagaggaagaaGTAGAAATGCTGGTGGCAGGGCATGAGGACAGCAATGGCTGTATCAACTATGAAG AGCTCGTCCGCATGGTGCTGAATGGCTGA
- the MYL6 gene encoding myosin light polypeptide 6 isoform X1, with translation MCDFTEDQTAEFKEAFQLFDRTGDGKILYSQCGDVMRALGQNPTNAEVLKVLGNPKSDEMNVKVLDFEHFLPMLQTVAKNKDQGTYEDYVEGLRVFDKEGNGTVMGAEIRHVLVTLGEKMTEEEVEMLVAGHEDSNGCINYEAFVRHILSG, from the exons ATG TGTGACTTCACCGAGGATCAGACCGCAG AGTTCAAGGAGGCCTTCCAGCTGTTTGACCGAACGGGGGATGGCAAGATCCTGTACAGTCAGTGTGGGGACGTGATGAGGGCCCTGGGCCAGAATCCCACCAACGCCGAGGTGCTCAAAGTCCTGGGGAACCCCAAGAGTGATG AGATGAACGTGAAGGTACTGGACTTTGAGCACTTCCTACCCATGCTGCAGACTGTGGCCAAGAACAAGGACCAGGGCACCTACGAGGACTATGTCGAAGGCCTTCGGGTGTTTGACAAGGAAGGGAACGGCACTGTCATGGGTGCTGAGATCCGGCACGTTCTCGTCACACTGG gtgagaagatgacagaggaagaaGTAGAAATGCTGGTGGCAGGGCATGAGGACAGCAATGGCTGTATCAACTATGAAG CGTTTGTGAGGCATATCCTGTCGGGGTGA
- the MYL6 gene encoding myosin light polypeptide 6 isoform X3, translated as MRALGQNPTNAEVLKVLGNPKSDEMNVKVLDFEHFLPMLQTVAKNKDQGTYEDYVEGLRVFDKEGNGTVMGAEIRHVLVTLGEKMTEEEVEMLVAGHEDSNGCINYEAFVRHILSG; from the exons ATGAGGGCCCTGGGCCAGAATCCCACCAACGCCGAGGTGCTCAAAGTCCTGGGGAACCCCAAGAGTGATG AGATGAACGTGAAGGTACTGGACTTTGAGCACTTCCTACCCATGCTGCAGACTGTGGCCAAGAACAAGGACCAGGGCACCTACGAGGACTATGTCGAAGGCCTTCGGGTGTTTGACAAGGAAGGGAACGGCACTGTCATGGGTGCTGAGATCCGGCACGTTCTCGTCACACTGG gtgagaagatgacagaggaagaaGTAGAAATGCTGGTGGCAGGGCATGAGGACAGCAATGGCTGTATCAACTATGAAG CGTTTGTGAGGCATATCCTGTCGGGGTGA